One genomic window of Notamacropus eugenii isolate mMacEug1 chromosome 6, mMacEug1.pri_v2, whole genome shotgun sequence includes the following:
- the LOC140509987 gene encoding E3 ubiquitin-protein ligase RNF113A-like: MQGCATDVRMCSYVQCPPVDTRDVTPHGRPIGSDLSPGAGPSCQPRAPPPLPEALMDASGPLPATAEEAPPPSPSPSPSKPLCPFLFKKGRPAPAGRRRRRGADEGRPEDGSSDGSSDEGPAAVRPDKKRPAPNPMIQSSGGGRGGRDDEARASALAVLYPSSRSAKPAGPEDMGATAGYEPDAARGPQAPARKGPMRAPAHLRATVRWDYQPDVCKDYKETGFCGFGHSCKFLHDRSDYKHGWQMERELHEGRSGAPDAAAYELGGGGRADQARAPHACFICRQPFRSPVVTQCGHFFCEACALRHFRASPRCYVCERHTHGVFNRARGLGAQPGPDGENEDEDESPDGATPRA, translated from the coding sequence ATGCAGGGATGCGCCACAGACGTTCGCATGTGTTCATATGTGCAATGCCCCCCCGTAGATACTCGTGACGTCACCCCGCACGGCCGTCCCATTGGCTCAGACCTAAGTCCCGGGGCGGGGCCCAGCTGCCAGCCCCGCGCTCCGCCCCCTCTCCCAGAGGCACTGATGGACGCCTCCGGCCCGCTTCCCGCCACGGCCGAGGAGGCGCCGCCGCCCTCGCCCTCGCCCTCGCCGTCGAAGCCGCTCTGCCCCTTCCTCTTCAAGAAGGGCCGCCCGGCGCCTGCGGGCCGCCGCCGGAGACGCGGGGCCGACGAGGGGCGGCCCGAGGACGGCAGCAGCGACGGCAGCAGCGACGAGGGCCCGGCCGCGGTCCGGCCGGACAAGAAGCGGCCCGCCCCCAACCCCATGATCCAGAGCAGCGGCGGAGGCCGCGGGGGCCGCGACGACGAGGCCCGCGCCTCGGCCCTGGCCGTGCTCTACCCGTCCAGCCGCTCGGCCAAGCCGGCCGGGCCCGAGGACATGGGCGCCACGGCCGGCTACGAGCCGGACGCGGCCCGCGGGCCCCAGGCCCCGGCGCGCAAGGGGCCGATGCGCGCCCCCGCGCACCTGCGCGCCACCGTGCGCTGGGACTACCAGCCGGACGTGTGCAAGGACTACAAGGAGACCGGCTTCTGCGGCTTCGGCCACAGCTGCAAGTTCCTGCACGACCGCTCCGACTACAAGCACGGCTGGCAGATGGAGCGCGAGCTGCACGAGGGCCGCTCCGGCGCCCCCGACGCCGCGGCCTACGAGCTGGGAGGTGGCGGCCGCGCCGACCAGGCCCGCGCGCCCCACGCCTGCTTTATCTGCCGCCAGCCCTTCCGCAGCCCCGTGGTCACCCAGTGCGGCCACTTCTTCTGCGAGGCCTGCGCCCTGCGCCACTTCCGCGCCTCCCCGCGCTGCTACGTGTGCGAGCGCCACACCCACGGCGTCTTCAACCGGGCCCGGGGCCTCGGGGCCCAGCCCGGCCCTGACGGGGAGAATGAGGACGAGGACGAGAGCCCCGACGGCGCCACCCCCCGCGCCTAG